One Parcubacteria group bacterium ADurb.Bin159 DNA segment encodes these proteins:
- the recG gene encoding ATP-dependent DNA helicase RecG, translated as MISLQTKLSDLSGIGPTRLKAFQKLGLQTVEDLIYHFPRYFENWGRPITISQLKSKGKGVIKVKVILVHQRKTFKKKMFLTEAIVSDNKDSLKVIWFNQPFLKKILENKEIYLAGKITSDPSYGLSLINPVWEKINPYPIHTTGLVPVYPLTSKLTQKQIRSFIWLIFKKNSYFKDWLPDEIKKEQNLIDFDWAIRQIHFPSSLDNFKKAKKRLEFDELFLLTLANRIVRQTLKNKNAPSITFNSELTNKFLKTLPFKLTPSQKKESWRIIKDIEKPHPMNRLLCGDVGSGKTIVAILSILNCLNNNYQAVYMAPTEILAFQFFERTKKMFKDFSFKIALMTKSNLYLNEKQFKTKKALIKNIKEDGVNLIIGTHSLIAGEDTLKIKNLGLVIIDEQHRFGVEQRAKLAKNEKKGLSPHFLSLSATPIPRSLALTLYGDLDISYLSDMPEGRKKVITKIFNEEEKKFAYKAIRERLEKKELAFIICPLIDPSGKINSKSVKEEYAKIKKEFSNFKVEMLHGKVKSQEKIKIIQDFSQGKINILVTTNIIEAGIDIPKATIMLILSAERFGLSQLYQLRGRIGRSEKQAYCFLIYENVGEAKKRLEAFLRAKNGLELAKEDLILRGPGALFGYEQTGHLAKFSLIDFKNISSIENVKRVALKFSSKYDIKKFPELWKKIKNYISS; from the coding sequence ATGATTTCTCTGCAAACAAAATTATCTGATTTATCCGGTATTGGACCAACGCGGCTAAAAGCTTTTCAAAAATTAGGCCTTCAAACAGTTGAAGACCTAATTTATCATTTTCCGCGATATTTTGAAAATTGGGGAAGACCTATCACCATTAGCCAGCTTAAGAGCAAGGGCAAAGGCGTCATAAAAGTAAAAGTTATTTTAGTTCATCAGAGAAAAACGTTTAAGAAAAAAATGTTTTTAACCGAAGCTATTGTTTCTGATAACAAAGATTCTTTAAAAGTAATTTGGTTCAATCAGCCGTTTCTTAAAAAAATTTTGGAAAATAAGGAAATATATTTAGCGGGGAAAATAACTTCTGATCCTTCTTATGGATTATCTTTAATAAATCCTGTTTGGGAGAAAATAAACCCTTACCCTATTCATACTACCGGTCTTGTGCCGGTTTATCCCTTAACTTCAAAATTAACTCAAAAGCAAATACGCAGTTTTATCTGGCTAATTTTTAAAAAAAATTCTTATTTTAAAGATTGGCTACCGGATGAAATTAAAAAAGAGCAAAATTTAATAGATTTTGATTGGGCAATAAGACAAATCCATTTCCCTTCTTCTCTCGATAATTTTAAAAAAGCGAAAAAAAGATTAGAATTTGACGAATTATTTCTTCTAACTTTAGCTAATAGAATTGTGAGGCAAACTCTTAAAAACAAAAACGCTCCTTCAATAACATTTAACAGCGAATTAACCAATAAATTTTTAAAAACTCTTCCTTTTAAATTAACCCCTTCTCAAAAAAAGGAAAGTTGGCGAATTATAAAAGATATAGAAAAACCTCATCCTATGAATCGCCTTCTTTGCGGAGATGTAGGTAGTGGAAAAACAATCGTAGCCATTTTGTCTATTTTAAACTGCCTTAATAATAATTACCAAGCTGTTTATATGGCTCCCACAGAAATTTTGGCTTTTCAATTTTTTGAGAGAACTAAAAAAATGTTTAAGGATTTTTCTTTTAAAATCGCGCTAATGACTAAAAGCAATCTTTATCTTAATGAAAAACAATTCAAAACAAAAAAAGCGTTAATAAAAAATATCAAAGAAGATGGGGTTAATTTGATTATCGGAACCCATAGTTTAATTGCCGGAGAAGATACCTTAAAAATCAAAAATTTGGGATTAGTAATTATTGATGAACAACATCGTTTTGGCGTAGAGCAAAGAGCAAAATTGGCTAAAAACGAAAAAAAAGGGCTTTCTCCCCATTTTTTATCTCTTTCCGCTACTCCTATTCCTCGCAGTTTAGCTTTAACACTTTATGGAGATTTGGATATTTCTTATCTTTCTGATATGCCCGAAGGACGTAAAAAAGTAATAACTAAAATTTTTAACGAAGAAGAAAAAAAATTTGCCTATAAAGCCATAAGGGAAAGATTAGAAAAAAAAGAATTGGCTTTTATTATTTGCCCCTTAATTGATCCTTCGGGAAAAATTAATAGTAAATCGGTTAAGGAAGAATATGCCAAAATAAAAAAAGAATTTTCTAATTTTAAAGTGGAAATGCTTCACGGAAAAGTTAAAAGTCAAGAAAAAATAAAAATTATTCAAGATTTCAGTCAAGGAAAAATTAATATTTTGGTCACCACTAATATTATTGAAGCAGGAATAGATATTCCTAAGGCGACAATAATGCTTATTTTAAGCGCCGAACGCTTTGGTCTTTCCCAATTATATCAACTTCGGGGGCGTATTGGTCGAAGTGAAAAACAGGCTTATTGTTTTTTAATATATGAAAACGTAGGAGAAGCGAAAAAAAGATTAGAAGCTTTTCTCCGAGCAAAAAATGGTTTGGAATTAGCCAAAGAAGATTTAATTTTGCGTGGTCCAGGGGCTTTATTTGGCTATGAACAAACAGGTCATTTGGCTAAATTTTCTTTAATTGATTTTAAAAATATCTCTTCTATAGAAAATGTGAAAAGGGTTGCTTTAAAATTTTCTTCTAAATATGATATTAAAAAATTTCCTGAATTATGGAAAAAAATAAAAAATTATATTTCTTCTTAA